The Fibrobacter sp. UWB16 genomic interval TTGTGCCACTGCACGCGCCCCTGCTTGTGGAGATTCAGGTCGGAGCCGCTCAATTCCGGAGAGCGGACGTTTGCACCGAACTCGCCGACAATGACCGGGTAACCCTTGTTCACGTAATTCGTCTTCATCTTGGCAAACTGTTCCTGCGGATGCACGATGCTCCCGAGCTTGGAATCGACAGAGCCCGCCCAGGCGTTATAACCCGCATTGCGCTTGGGTTCGCTAGCCTTGGTGTAATCGCCATAGTAGTACTGCGGCTGAATCGGTTCGCTGGCGCCCCAGTCCTGTTGGCTCGTCATGAGTGTGTACTGGTACGGATCGTAGTAATGCACTTCGAACATCAAGCGGCCTTCGACCTTGTCTTTCGGGAAGGTGCTTACCGGAGCACTTTTGACCGACTTGTCGATGTCAGTATTGAGGCCCTGGATAATCAAAGTACGGGTTTCGTTGTTGCCACCCGTAGCACGTACTGCGTCAATGAACGTCTGGTAGTAATGCATAAGCGTAGACACATGCTGCGATGTCCACGTGTTCACATTCGGGCCGGGTTCGTTTGCGCCCGCGAAGAGCAAGCATTCGTTGTAATTCTTAAACTTGTTCGCAATCTGCGTCCAGTAAGTCTTCATCTTGTTGTCGATGGTGTTATCGACGCTCGTGCCGATGTTGCTCTGGAACCAGCCACCTTCACCTTCGTGGTGGATGTTCAAAATCGTGTAGAGGCCTGCGCGCATGGCGTAATCAACGACCGTCTTCACGGAATCGAGCCAACTTTCGGTGACCTTGCCACCGCTAGTGTGACTGTCCCAAGCGCAAGGAATACGCACCGTATTGAAGCCTGCCGCCTTCACGGAGTCAAGCAAAGCCTGAGTCGGGAAAGGGTTGCCCCAATTGGTCGGGTCGTTAGGCACTTCCATCGAGTTACCGATGTTGAAGCCCATGCCCATCTTGGCTTGAACTTCTTTTGCTGTTGGAAGTGTGGCTGCGGAAACAGAGCCTGCTAAAAATGCAACGCCACAGGTGATTCCAAGAATTTTAGACCAATCCATAACATCTCCTTAAATAACCTTTCCTTTGAATATAATCAAAAGATTTGGGAAAAGGCGATGTCACAAAAAAGGAAGAATTGACAAAAAGGAACGGGGTTAAAGGCGACCCCGGAACAGAGTCCGGGGTGACAACGCAAAAAAGGATGGCCGAAGCCATCCTCTTTTAAAATGCGTAAGGCGATTCCGGCACGGAGGCCGGAATGACAGTCCAAGCAAGAATTACTTCTTCAGGAATTCGTTGATGCCTGCAGCGGCACGACGACCTTCGCCCATGGCGAGGATCACGGTTGCAGCGCCGAGCACGATGTCACCACCGGCGTAGACCTTTTCCATAAAGGTCTTGTTGGCGGTTGCATCTTCGAGAAGGATGTGACCCTTCTTGTCGACGGAAAGTTCCGGCGTGGTGTTGCTGATAAGCGGGTTAGAACCGTTACCAATAGCAACGAGCACGGTGTCGCATTCGATTTCGAAGCTTGCACCTTCGACCTTGACCGGACGCGGACGGCCCTTTTCGTCGGGTTCGCCGAGTTCGTACTTGTCGACGAGCATGCCACGGACGTGACCGGCTTCGTCGCCAAGAATCTTGGCCGGGTTCTGCAAGACGCAGAATTCGACACCTTCTTCCTGAGCGTGGAGAACTTCTTCCTTACGGGCCGGAAGTTCGTTCATGCTACGACGGTAAATGATGCGGACCTTTTCTGCACCGAGGCGGAGAGCCATACGGGCAGCGTCCATAGCGACGTTACCACCACCGAGGACGACAACGTTCTTGCCCGGCCACATCGGCGTATCGGCATTTTCCTTGTCGTAAGCGCGCATGAGGTTTGCGCGGGTGAGGTATTCGTTAGCTGCGAACACACCGACGAGGTTTTCACCTTCGATGTTCATGAACAACGGAAGACCAGCACCGGTACCGACGAACACAGCGTCAAAGCCATCCTTTTCGATGAGGTCCTTGAGCTTGCGGGTACGGCCAATCACAAAGTTCGTTTCGAACTTCACGCCCATAGCGGCGAGAGATTCAATTTCCTTGTCCACAATCTTCTTCGGAAGACGGAATTCAGGAATACCATAGCGGACCACGCCACCGAGCTTGTGGAAAGCTTCGAAAATGGTCACGTCGTGGCCTTCGCGGCGGACGTCAGCAGCGACGACCAAGCCGGCAGGACCGGAACCGATCACAGCCACCTTCTTGCCCGTTGCTGGCTTAACAGCCGGAACGGAAGCGCCACCGTTGTTGCGTTCATAGTCAGCAGCAAAGCGTTCCAAGCGACCGATTGCGACAGCCTGGTTCACGTCCTTGTGCATCTTGCCCATCGTGCAGTTCATCTGGCACTGGCGTTCCTGCGGGCAAACACGACCGCAGATAGCCGGGAGCAAGCTCGTTTCCTTAATCTTTGCAATAGCAGCCTTGAAGTCGCCTTCGGCAATCTTTGCGATGAAGGCCGGAATGTCGATGTGCACCGGGCAGCTTTCGACACAGAACGGCTTCTTGCAGTTAAGGCAGCGGTTAGCTTCGACGATAGCCTGAGCTTCGGTATACCCCTGAGCCACTTCTTCCATCACGCGTGCGCGATAGGACGGTTCGAGCTGCGGCATCGGCTGGGCCGGAATGGCAGTCTTGTCCTTGGGCTTCAAGGGCTTCGGAAGGGCATTAATCTTTTCAAGTTCCACCTTGGCGGCGGCGTCCAACTGTTCGCGAGTCATATGTTCAGACATTATTTGCTCTCCTTAGCCTTGGCATCAGCCATCTTGTCGATGTTGCACTTGTGACCGTCATTGGCACCGAAGCGGTGCAATGCTTCCTGTTCCTGGGGCTTGAATGCACCCATACGCTGGAGCATGTTGTTCCAGTCGACTTCGTGGCCGTCGAATTCCGGACCATCGACGCAGACGAACTTCGTCTTGCCACCGATAGTGACGCGGCAACCACCGCACATGCCAGTACCATCGACCATGATGCTGTTGAGGCTAACGACAGTCTTCACGCCATACGGCTTGGTGGTAAGGGCGCAGAACTTCATCATGATCGGAGGACCGATAGCGATGACCATGTCCGGCTTGCCCTTGGTGTCTTCGCAAAGTTCCTTAAGCGGTTCGGTCACAAGACCCTTGCGGCCATAAGAACCGTCGTCGGTCATGAAAATGATGTTGTCAGCGAGAGCGGTCATTTCTTCCTTCATGAGGAAGAGGCTTTCGTTACGGGCACCCATGATAATCGTTACCTTGTTGCCAGCAGCCTTGAGAGCCTGGACAATCGGGTGCATCGGGGCAATACCGACACCACCGCAAACGCAGACCACGTGGCCGAAGTTTTCGATATGGGTCGGAGAACCAAGCGGGCCAACCAAGACCGGGATATCGTCACCGACTTCGAACTTGGAAAGTTCGGTCGTCGTCTTGCCAACCGTCTGGAAAATGAGGGTGATAGAACCTTCTTCAGTATCGGCATCGGCGATGGTGAGCGGAACGCGTTCACCGTTGTCCTTGTTCGTCTGGAGGATGATAAATTGTCCTGCCTTACGTTCTTGCGCGATCAGCGGGGCGTGGACGCGGAATTGGAATACCGCGGGAGATAACTGCTTTTTAAAGAGAATTTTTGCCATAATGCGAGGCAATATAGAAATTTTTTTTGACCACTGATAGTAAAAAAATATGTAAAGGGAGGCTGTAGAGCTGAAAAAAGCCAACTAAAGTTGTAGGAAAAAATTTACAATAATTGTAATTATATTTATATTGTAGTTCAAAGGAGTCATGAATCATGAGAGTATCAACGAAAGGTCGATACGCTATTCGCGTTATTATTGATATGGCAGAAAACGGCGAAGCCGAATTCCACCCGCTACACAACCTGGCGGAACGTCAGGGACTTTCCGAAAAATATCTCGAAGCGATTCTTGGAGTCCTCGTAAAGAACAATGTGCTCGAAGGCGCACGCGGCAAAGGCGGCGGCTACAAGCTAGCAAAGCCAGCGGCTGAGCTCACGGTCTGGGAAATCCTGAGTGTCATTGAGACATCCATTAGCCCGGTGGAATGCGTTGCTGACGGGAAAAACGGTTGCGACCGTGCAGACGTCTGCCCGACACTCCCAATGTGGAAGGACTTGGCGAAAATCATCAAGGATTACTTCACGGGAATCACCATCGAGCAATTGGCCCGCAAAGCCCCAAAAATTGCGCGCCCGCTCTGCAACGAAAAATAAAAGAGCGAAATCTAGTCACTTTCCGGACTGAACATCAGCGCTGCGCTCTGCGCTTTTTAATTTCGTCCAGAGAAATACCGGAAATAATAGCGATTTTTTCAATAGGAATATCATTAGCAAGCATCGCATCGACCATTTCAAATCGAGTCTCAATCTTGGCACCAGCCAAACGACATTCTATTTCTTCTTTTGCAATCATTTCTCGCTCCAGTTCGTTCAGAGTGGTTTTGTCCAAGTTTTCGATTTTGATACGGTTCAAGGCGTCGTTGACGATTCCATTTCCAAAGTCAGGAAGCGGTTCGCCCTCATGCGCGTGTTTGAGCACATAGAGCCAGGCGTCAACAGGATCTTTTACCTCGTCTGCGGTTTTATTAAACTTCGGCAGACTTACAATAATATACTTATTTTTGGGGAATAACGTCTCAATGATTCCTCCATCTAACACTTCCTTGCTATAAATAGCCCATTCATCAATGTATTTTTCCATGCAGTACGGCAATTCAAAATCACAAATCCAAATGGATATTGTTTCGGGAATTTCATAACGCCGGTATTCCTTTTCTTCTTTTGTGAGCGTTTTAAATTCTTCTGATTTATCCATTTCATGCTTACCTTTTATAATCAAAAACGCTTTGTACAATATGGTTCGGTCGATAAAGAAACTGTGGTCTGCCTTCTGCATTTCAATATTAAGGAAACGCTTAGAACCCGTAGTTGCGAAAGCATCCAAAATGACTTTCCGCTCTTCGGGAATCATAAATCTTAACGTATGTTCAAACGAGTAATTCAGATTCTTGATTTGGTCGTCGCCTTTCAGGTGCAAGATTCCATCAACGAAGTCCTTGATGGCATCCTTACTGGCGAACAGGCTCTTGAATCCGGTATCGGTTCTCGGGTCGATGTAGGTTTTGCCTTTTAGCTTTTCAGGAATAGATTGATTCATAATTACACCTCCATTAAGTTTGGAGGTTCTAATCTACAATAGAGAATTTTCAAAAAGCGAAACTTTGCAAATTTTGCAAACAACCGTTAGCAAAAACGTTTATTTTGTCAACTATTGATTTCAACACTTCACTAGCAAAAAAGTACAAAGCCTCCCCAAAATTGGCCCAAAATACAAGAATCTATTCAATTTTTCTGATTTTTCCAGCGTCCAACCGCTTGCGAAGCCGCATAAAATAAGGTATTTTCAAAAGTACGTCTTATAGGGGCTCTTTTTGAGCGGAGTTAAAACCTATCTTTGCGCTCGGAGCCTTAGCTCAATCGGTTAGAGCGTCGGACTCATAAAAATTGTGGCACCAGTCTGAAAGGGCTGGATGCGAATGGGAAGAAATCGGTGAAACCTAACCAGCGGTAACGCTGCACGGCAACGCCGAGCCGAGCCAGGGGTACACTCCTGGAAGGTGTAGAGACTAGCGGAGCAGTAGAGCCTGCTTAATGACCGCACAAGCCTCCCACGCCTAAACCCGCAAGGGCATGGCGAAGACATAGTCCACGGAGGTGCGAAAGCATCACGAACGTAAACCCGTTGGTTCCCGGTTCAAGTCCGGGAGGCTCCACTTAAAGAGGATGAGCTGAACAGCTCACCCTCTTTTTGTTTATCTTTAGGGTAAAGCCCTTGGAGGATTTTTATGCCCTTCGGGGCAGTAAAGGGAGGACAATCACATGAAAATAATCAATATTGGAATTCTTGCCCATGTAGACGCTGGAAAGACGACCTTGACGGAGAGCCTGCTATATGCCAGCGGAGCCATTTCAGAACCGGGGAGCGTCGAAAAAGGGACAACGAGGACGGACACCATGTTTTTGGAGCGGCAGCGTGGGATTACCATTCAAGCGGCAGTCACTTCCTTCCAGTGGCACAGATGTAAAGTCAACATTGTGGATACGCCCGGCCACATGGATTTTTTGGCGGAGGTGTACCGCTCTTTGGCTGTTTTAGATGGGGCCATCTTGGTGATCTCCGCTAAAGATGGCGTGCAGGCCCAGACCCGTATTCTGTTCCATGCCCTGCGGAAAATGAACATTCCCACCGTTATCTTTATCAACAAGATCGACCAGGCTGGCGTTGATTTGCAGAGCGTGGTTCAGTCTGTTCGGGATAAGCTCTCCGCCGATATTATCATCAAGCAGACGGTGTCGCTGTCCCCGGAAATAGTCCTGGAGGAAAATACCGACATAGAAGCATGGGATGCGGTCATCAAAAATAACGATAAATTATTGGAAAAGTATATCGCAGGAGAACCAATCAGCCGGGAAAAACTTGTGCGGGAGGAACAGCGGCGGGTTCAAGACGCCTCCCTGTTCCCGGTCTATTATGGCAGCGCCAAAAAGGGCCTTGGCATTCAACCGTTGATGGATGCGGTGACAGGGCTGTTCCAACCGATTGGGGAACAGGGGAGCGCCGCCCTATGCGGCAGCGTTTTCAAGGTTGAGTACACCGATTGCGGCCAGCGGCGTGTCTATCTATTTTTAAAATGATAATTTTAATTACTTGACCGAATCGGTTATTGGTGTTATATTATAAATAACCGATTCGGTTATTTCGTTGAAAGGCAGGGATCAAAGTGGAAAAATTTTTGGCGCTGACGGAAGAAAAGAAAATGACGATCCTGAACGCAGCACTTCAGTGCTTCGGAAAATTTGGTTATGAAAAAGCATCCGTCAATGATATTGCAGTGGCTGCTCATATCTCCAAGGCATCCATGTTTCAGTATTTCGGAAGCAAAAAACAGCTCTATATTTATCTGCTGGAATACTGTAAAAAGGTCATTGAAGAAATATTTGAAAAAGCACATCTGGATTCCAAAACGGATTTGTTCGACAGGATCCTGGCATCCAGCCGCATGGAAATGGAGAGCTTCCAAAATCAGCCCTTCACCCTGCAGTTTATTACCAGCGTCTGGGAAGAAACTTCTCCCGAAGTAGCCGATGCGCTGGTGATTCTGACAGAGGAAGCCTGCAGCTTCAGAAACGATATGGTTCTTCGGGAGGAGGACGCTTTGAAATTCAAAAACCCGGAGGATGCCCGGCCGGTATTTCAGATGCTGCTTCTGATGGGCGAGGGATATGCGGCCCGGTACCGTGGGGCAAATGCTTTTGACTTTGAGACCGTCATGGATGATTTTGAGAAGAACATCGCAATTCTGCGGAAAAATTTTTATAAGGAGGAGTATCTGAAATGAGCGAGCCAATCATTGTTTTGGAAAAGCTGACCA includes:
- a CDS encoding glycoside hydrolase family 5 protein, translated to MDWSKILGITCGVAFLAGSVSAATLPTAKEVQAKMGMGFNIGNSMEVPNDPTNWGNPFPTQALLDSVKAAGFNTVRIPCAWDSHTSGGKVTESWLDSVKTVVDYAMRAGLYTILNIHHEGEGGWFQSNIGTSVDNTIDNKMKTYWTQIANKFKNYNECLLFAGANEPGPNVNTWTSQHVSTLMHYYQTFIDAVRATGGNNETRTLIIQGLNTDIDKSVKSAPVSTFPKDKVEGRLMFEVHYYDPYQYTLMTSQQDWGASEPIQPQYYYGDYTKASEPKRNAGYNAWAGSVDSKLGSIVHPQEQFAKMKTNYVNKGYPVIVGEFGANVRSPELSGSDLNLHKQGRVQWHKDVVSAAKQYGLTPILWDMGNESNSGYDNMAYIRRQSSPVGKVLETDVINAMRSVYSLGNYVNNGVTHVEDFINGGSETQSSSSVVVSSSSVAVSSSSEIAQSSSSVTIALPTVLAGDVVKFHRDGNTLYASGDIMLFDMNGNLVRSTNNVSAGQVQMQLHGLRQGNYIAKCKNSVLQVKIR
- the gltA gene encoding NADPH-dependent glutamate synthase, giving the protein MSEHMTREQLDAAAKVELEKINALPKPLKPKDKTAIPAQPMPQLEPSYRARVMEEVAQGYTEAQAIVEANRCLNCKKPFCVESCPVHIDIPAFIAKIAEGDFKAAIAKIKETSLLPAICGRVCPQERQCQMNCTMGKMHKDVNQAVAIGRLERFAADYERNNGGASVPAVKPATGKKVAVIGSGPAGLVVAADVRREGHDVTIFEAFHKLGGVVRYGIPEFRLPKKIVDKEIESLAAMGVKFETNFVIGRTRKLKDLIEKDGFDAVFVGTGAGLPLFMNIEGENLVGVFAANEYLTRANLMRAYDKENADTPMWPGKNVVVLGGGNVAMDAARMALRLGAEKVRIIYRRSMNELPARKEEVLHAQEEGVEFCVLQNPAKILGDEAGHVRGMLVDKYELGEPDEKGRPRPVKVEGASFEIECDTVLVAIGNGSNPLISNTTPELSVDKKGHILLEDATANKTFMEKVYAGGDIVLGAATVILAMGEGRRAAAGINEFLKK
- a CDS encoding sulfide/dihydroorotate dehydrogenase-like FAD/NAD-binding protein; its protein translation is MAKILFKKQLSPAVFQFRVHAPLIAQERKAGQFIILQTNKDNGERVPLTIADADTEEGSITLIFQTVGKTTTELSKFEVGDDIPVLVGPLGSPTHIENFGHVVCVCGGVGIAPMHPIVQALKAAGNKVTIIMGARNESLFLMKEEMTALADNIIFMTDDGSYGRKGLVTEPLKELCEDTKGKPDMVIAIGPPIMMKFCALTTKPYGVKTVVSLNSIMVDGTGMCGGCRVTIGGKTKFVCVDGPEFDGHEVDWNNMLQRMGAFKPQEQEALHRFGANDGHKCNIDKMADAKAKESK
- a CDS encoding Rrf2 family transcriptional regulator produces the protein MRVSTKGRYAIRVIIDMAENGEAEFHPLHNLAERQGLSEKYLEAILGVLVKNNVLEGARGKGGGYKLAKPAAELTVWEILSVIETSISPVECVADGKNGCDRADVCPTLPMWKDLAKIIKDYFTGITIEQLARKAPKIARPLCNEK
- a CDS encoding PD-(D/E)XK nuclease family transposase, translating into MNQSIPEKLKGKTYIDPRTDTGFKSLFASKDAIKDFVDGILHLKGDDQIKNLNYSFEHTLRFMIPEERKVILDAFATTGSKRFLNIEMQKADHSFFIDRTILYKAFLIIKGKHEMDKSEEFKTLTKEEKEYRRYEIPETISIWICDFELPYCMEKYIDEWAIYSKEVLDGGIIETLFPKNKYIIVSLPKFNKTADEVKDPVDAWLYVLKHAHEGEPLPDFGNGIVNDALNRIKIENLDKTTLNELEREMIAKEEIECRLAGAKIETRFEMVDAMLANDIPIEKIAIISGISLDEIKKRRAQR
- a CDS encoding TetR/AcrR family transcriptional regulator, whose product is MEKFLALTEEKKMTILNAALQCFGKFGYEKASVNDIAVAAHISKASMFQYFGSKKQLYIYLLEYCKKVIEEIFEKAHLDSKTDLFDRILASSRMEMESFQNQPFTLQFITSVWEETSPEVADALVILTEEACSFRNDMVLREEDALKFKNPEDARPVFQMLLLMGEGYAARYRGANAFDFETVMDDFEKNIAILRKNFYKEEYLK